GGCGTAGAGGTATTAATTACAAGTTATGATGATGTAACAGAAAATGTAATTAATAATGCCACTGATTTAAAACTTATTGCTTGTACAAGATCAAATCCTGTAAATATTGATTGTGAAGCAGCTACAAAAAGAGGAATACCAGTTGTTTATACTCCAGGTCGTAATACTGACTGTACAGCTGAGTTTACAATTGCATTAATGTTAAATATAGCAAATAAAATACCAATGGTTTATCAAGACCTTAAAAATGGTAAATATTTAGCAGAAGAGAAAAAAAATATTGAAGTAAAATCAGGATTAAAAGAAGATGTAACTTGGGCTTTAAATGGAGATAGTCCCTATGTTATTTATAAAGGAATGCAGCTAAAAGGTAAAAATCTTGGTATAGCAGGTTATGGTGATATAGGTCAAAAGGTTGCTGTAATTGCTAGAGCATTAGGAATGAAGATATTAATTTATGATCCATATATATCAGAAGTAAAAATTAATGATAATGTTCAAACAAAAGTTAGTTTTGAGAAATTAATCAAAGAATCTGATGTAATAAGTCCACATGTTAAAGTGGTAGAAGAAACTAGAAATATGTTTGGAACTGAAGAGTTTAAAAAAATGAAGGATACAGCCCTTTTTGTCAATACATCTAGAGGTGCAGTAGTTGATGAAAAAGCTCTAATTGATGCTTTAAGAAACGAAGAAATTGCCGGAGCAGCACTTGATGTTTATGAGAGTGAACCATTGGCTGAAAATCATCCTTTTATTACGGAATTAAATAATGTTGTAATAACTCCTCATTTAGGAGGCGCAACTTATCAAGCGATAACAAATCATACAATAATGGTTATTGAAGATTTAGAAAGATTTGCAGCAGGCAAAAAAATGGTTAATGTATATAATTAAGGAGGATTTATAAAAATGAAGAAAAAAAAGAAGATTGGTTTTTCATCTAGAGCAGTACACATAGGACATGAGCCTTGTCCAGAAACAGGAGCATTAGTTTCTCCAATATATCAAACTTCTACTTATACTTATGAGAATACAGAAGAAGCAGGAAAAATATTTTCTGGAGAAAAGTTTGGTTATTTATATGGTAGAGATCACAGCCCAACCGAATTGCAGTTAGAAGAAAAAATTGCCTCATTAGAAAACGGAGAAGCTTGTAAAGCTTTTGCATCTGGAATGGCTGCTATTTCAGCAGTAGCATTTGCTTTATTAGAGTCTGGAGATCATGTGATTTGTGGTGATGTTGTTTATGGAGGAACATATGGGCTTTTCCATAAGGTTATGTCAAAGTATGATGTTGAAGTGACTTATGTTGATACAAGTAATATTGAAAATATTGAAGCAGCTATTAGAGATAATACTAAATATTTGCATATTGAAACTCCAGCAAATCCTACTTTAAGATTAACAGATATTAAAAAAACAGCAAACTTATGCAAAAAACATGGCATTAAATTAGTTGTTGATAATACATTTATGACTCCCTATTATCAAAGGCCTTTAGATTTAGGTGCAGATATTGTTGTTCACAGTGCAACCAAATATATGGGAGGTCATGGAGATTTAATAGCTGGTGTTGTAGTTGGTTCAAAAGAATTCATTGAAGAGGGATTACATGAACCAGTAACAAAAATTGGTGGGCTAATTGCACCTTTTATAGCATTTTTACTTAAAAGAGGCTTACAAACTTTACCTGTTAGAATGGAAAAACATTCTAGCAATGCAATAAAAGTGGCTAAATTCTTAGAAGGACGACCAGAATTTAAAAAGGTTATTTTCCCTGGTTTAGAAAGTCATCCTCAACATCTCTTAGCAAAAGAACAAATGGGAGGTTCATTTGGAGCATTAATTTGTGTAGAAGTTGAAGGGGGTTTAGAAGCAGGTAGAAAATTAGTAGATAATTTAGAAATGATTTCTCTTGCTGTAAGTTTGGGCGATGTAGGTACTTTAGTCCAGCATCCTGCATCTATGACTCACAAATCTCTTCCTGTTGAAGAAAGAATAGAAAGTGGTATTACTGATGGATTAATTAGATTTTCAATAGGTATTGAAGATCCTGAAGATATTATTGAAGATATTGAACAAGCATTAGAAAAGTTATAAGGAGGACTAAATATGTCAGATAGAAAATATTCAGTTGGAATCTGGGCTTATGGAGGTTGTGGAGATAGATTTTCTGAAAATGGTTACCAAAAAAATAGAAGTTTTAAAGAAAAATTAGAATTAGCTGCAAAAACTAAAAATCTATCAGGGGTTGAAGTTCACTATAATGGTGATTTTAAAGATGATGATTTTGCAGAAGCAAAAAAATTAATTAAGTCTAGTGGCCTTCAAATAGCTGCAGTAGACTGTGAAACATTTGGGGATAGAAAATTTCGCAAGGGCGCTTTAACTTCAACTGATCCTAAAATAAGAAAAGATGCAGTTGAAATAGTTAAAAGAGCAGGGGAAGTTGCTAAAGAATTAAACGCTGCTGTTGTTAACTTATGGCCAGGAGCAGATGGATATGATTATTCTTTTCAACTTGATTACGAAAAAGAAATAGAATTAATGGTAAAATCTATAAAAGAAATAAGTAAAGCAAATCCGGATGTTAAATATTCTTTAGAATATAAGATTAAAGAACCTCGAATAAGATCTACAATCGGAACTGCTGCTAAAGCAACAGCTTTAATTAAAGATGCAGGAGTAGATAACTTTGGAGTTACAATGGATTTTGGCCATTCTATGGTTGCAAGAGAAAATCCGGCAGAAGCATCAGCATTTCTAGATCGTTATAATTTACTTTATCATGTTCATCTCAATGATAATTCTCGAGACTGGGATGATGATTTAATAGTTAACACATATCACTTCTGGGAAACATTAGAATTAATATATTACTTAAAAAAATTAAATTACAATGGGTGGATCGGTCTTGATATGTCACCTAAAAGAGAAAATCAAATTGAAGCAGTAGAATATTCAATTGAAACCTTAGAAAGAATGTTTAAATATATTGAAAAAATTGATGAAGAAAAATTGTTAGAATCATTAAAAGAACAAGATGTTTTAAAAGCACATAAATTAATTAATAAAGAAATCTTTATTTAAACC
Above is a window of Halanaerobium saccharolyticum subsp. saccharolyticum DSM 6643 DNA encoding:
- a CDS encoding 2-hydroxyacid dehydrogenase; its protein translation is MKLKTLLTAEIDSQLLPRIKEICDVKIEGWGKKLRILKEEELIEHLDGVEVLITSYDDVTENVINNATDLKLIACTRSNPVNIDCEAATKRGIPVVYTPGRNTDCTAEFTIALMLNIANKIPMVYQDLKNGKYLAEEKKNIEVKSGLKEDVTWALNGDSPYVIYKGMQLKGKNLGIAGYGDIGQKVAVIARALGMKILIYDPYISEVKINDNVQTKVSFEKLIKESDVISPHVKVVEETRNMFGTEEFKKMKDTALFVNTSRGAVVDEKALIDALRNEEIAGAALDVYESEPLAENHPFITELNNVVITPHLGGATYQAITNHTIMVIEDLERFAAGKKMVNVYN
- a CDS encoding trans-sulfuration enzyme family protein, yielding MKKKKKIGFSSRAVHIGHEPCPETGALVSPIYQTSTYTYENTEEAGKIFSGEKFGYLYGRDHSPTELQLEEKIASLENGEACKAFASGMAAISAVAFALLESGDHVICGDVVYGGTYGLFHKVMSKYDVEVTYVDTSNIENIEAAIRDNTKYLHIETPANPTLRLTDIKKTANLCKKHGIKLVVDNTFMTPYYQRPLDLGADIVVHSATKYMGGHGDLIAGVVVGSKEFIEEGLHEPVTKIGGLIAPFIAFLLKRGLQTLPVRMEKHSSNAIKVAKFLEGRPEFKKVIFPGLESHPQHLLAKEQMGGSFGALICVEVEGGLEAGRKLVDNLEMISLAVSLGDVGTLVQHPASMTHKSLPVEERIESGITDGLIRFSIGIEDPEDIIEDIEQALEKL
- a CDS encoding sugar phosphate isomerase/epimerase family protein, with translation MSDRKYSVGIWAYGGCGDRFSENGYQKNRSFKEKLELAAKTKNLSGVEVHYNGDFKDDDFAEAKKLIKSSGLQIAAVDCETFGDRKFRKGALTSTDPKIRKDAVEIVKRAGEVAKELNAAVVNLWPGADGYDYSFQLDYEKEIELMVKSIKEISKANPDVKYSLEYKIKEPRIRSTIGTAAKATALIKDAGVDNFGVTMDFGHSMVARENPAEASAFLDRYNLLYHVHLNDNSRDWDDDLIVNTYHFWETLELIYYLKKLNYNGWIGLDMSPKRENQIEAVEYSIETLERMFKYIEKIDEEKLLESLKEQDVLKAHKLINKEIFI